AAAGATGAATTTAAGCCCCGAAGCTTACGACCAATCACAACCCCTTCATAAGGCTGGATACGTGTGCGTTCCCCTTCGACCACCTTCACATGGACACGAACAGTGTCCCCAGCGCGAAAGTCAGGAATTTCCTTGCCTTGCACTAATTTTTGGACCTGTTCGTTATTAATTTGTTGTAAAAGATTCATCATTTTTTCTCCATTTGTTCCAGATATCGTACCCATAAATCGGGCCGTCGTATCTGCGTTATTCGTAAAGCTTCTTGGTTACGCCAAGCAGCAATTTTCTTATGATCGCCTGAAAGCAGCACTTCCGGGACGCTCATACTTTCCCAAACTTGTGGTCGAGTATACTGCGGATACTCTAATAATCCTAGCTCAAAACTTTCATTGGTAGAAGATTCTTCCTTACCAATAACACCGGATAGCAAACGAATACAAGCATCAAGTAACGTCAAGGCAGCCATTTCTCCCCCTGAGAGGACATAATCCCCGATACTGACCTCTTCTAAGCCGGCTTTCTCTTGCCAATGTTCTATGACGCGGTTATCAATGCCCTCATAGCGTCCACATAAGAGA
This sequence is a window from Alphaproteobacteria bacterium. Protein-coding genes within it:
- the trmD gene encoding tRNA (guanosine(37)-N1)-methyltransferase TrmD translates to MTTATSLTTKAWKATVLTLFPEMFPGPLGHSLSGKALEEGLWSLDPVQIRDFATDKHHSVDDTCFGGGAGMILRPNVVDAALEHVMSREPSHGKRTLIFLTPRGKPLDQATVRRYASSPGVVLLCGRYEGIDNRVIEHWQEKAGLEEVSIGDYVLSGGEMAALTLLDACIRLLSGVIGKEESSTNESFELGLLEYPQYTRPQVWESMSVPEVLLSGDHKKIAAWRNQEALRITQIRRPDLWVRYLEQMEKK